In Anaerolineae bacterium, a single genomic region encodes these proteins:
- a CDS encoding twin-arginine translocation signal domain-containing protein, whose translation MSEKITRRDFLKMAGGSAAAAAVLSGCGPIARYVRRQPYTDMPKYVLPGTSVYFATACRECPAGCGLVVRTVEGRAIKVEGYPYHQSTAVAPAPAAGHCVGGVRPGPLQEARATIQAEQR comes from the coding sequence ATGAGCGAAAAAATCACCCGTCGTGATTTTCTCAAAATGGCCGGGGGCAGCGCCGCGGCCGCTGCGGTGCTGTCCGGTTGTGGCCCCATCGCCCGGTATGTCCGCCGGCAGCCTTACACCGACATGCCCAAATATGTGCTTCCTGGGACCAGCGTGTACTTCGCCACGGCGTGTCGGGAATGCCCAGCGGGATGCGGCCTGGTGGTGCGCACGGTGGAAGGCCGCGCCATCAAGGTGGAAGGCTACCCCTACCATCAGTCAACGGCGGTCGCACCTGCGCCCGCGGCAGGCCACTGTGTAGGGGGTGTACGACCCGGACCGCTTCAAGAGGCCCGTGCAACAATCCAAGCGGAGCAGCGGTGA
- a CDS encoding cytochrome c3 family protein, translating into MDVGVQCLYCHSNALRGQSAGLPTIFKCMDCHQQMEPKTDGEKQLQLAEYAVSGQPVKWVPVAIQPNFVYFSHRVHLAGGVNCETCHGEVGKMTVARPVVTQNMGWCLSCHKNLDSEHFVKLFNCATCHK; encoded by the coding sequence GTGGATGTGGGCGTTCAGTGTCTGTACTGCCACTCGAACGCCCTGCGTGGGCAAAGCGCGGGGCTGCCCACCATCTTCAAATGCATGGACTGCCACCAGCAAATGGAGCCCAAGACCGACGGGGAGAAGCAACTGCAACTGGCCGAATACGCCGTCAGCGGCCAGCCGGTGAAGTGGGTTCCGGTGGCCATCCAGCCAAATTTCGTGTACTTCAGCCATCGGGTGCACCTGGCCGGAGGGGTGAACTGTGAGACCTGCCACGGCGAAGTGGGCAAGATGACCGTGGCCCGACCGGTGGTCACCCAGAACATGGGCTGGTGCCTGTCCTGCCACAAGAACCTGGACTCCGAGCACTTCGTCAAATTATTCAACTGTGCCACCTGCCACAAATAA
- a CDS encoding molybdopterin-dependent oxidoreductase produces the protein MQQSKRSSGDFQTVDWDTAVKVVAKALQEDPQSVAFYLGLAPDHLYDLVSEITSALGTPAPVCFSGLAMVEARRTLEQAAAQVLGTPTLPTSGIANADVVLSFGAKFIETWLSPIAYSQAYEHFRRGRKAVRGDLMQVEPRMSMTASNADRWFPAKPGTEGLVALAVGRLVAEKRGQKPPKAFAQVNPARVAEQAGLQQEDLDLMAESLVRARTPLVILGSGVAGNLNGLEAAQAMLALNAYLGNIGKAGGVFLTPAPPLEEVAENRASTFNEMASLVRPMPRLSPTRPSLPCRPPPRNSPGQRGSRAAPLPHHPSRPDRRLGEGRDPGKRPLPLHRPGRQRLQSRLRRRCATPVHPARGVVRQFAALHHLPRPQPGRRPKGPQPGDLR, from the coding sequence GTGCAACAATCCAAGCGGAGCAGCGGTGACTTCCAGACCGTGGACTGGGACACCGCCGTGAAGGTGGTCGCCAAGGCGCTGCAAGAGGACCCGCAAAGCGTGGCCTTCTACCTGGGGCTGGCGCCGGACCACCTTTACGACCTGGTGAGTGAAATCACCTCGGCGTTGGGCACGCCTGCGCCGGTGTGCTTTAGCGGCCTGGCCATGGTCGAAGCCCGCCGCACCCTGGAACAGGCCGCCGCGCAGGTGCTTGGCACGCCGACCCTGCCCACTTCTGGCATCGCCAACGCCGATGTGGTGCTCTCCTTCGGCGCGAAGTTCATAGAAACCTGGCTTTCGCCTATAGCCTATAGCCAGGCCTACGAGCACTTCCGCCGGGGGCGGAAGGCAGTGCGGGGCGATCTGATGCAAGTCGAGCCGCGCATGTCCATGACCGCCTCCAACGCGGACCGCTGGTTCCCGGCCAAACCGGGCACCGAAGGGCTAGTGGCGCTGGCCGTGGGTCGTCTAGTGGCCGAGAAGCGCGGCCAAAAGCCGCCGAAAGCCTTTGCGCAGGTGAACCCGGCCCGGGTGGCCGAGCAGGCTGGCCTGCAGCAGGAGGACCTCGACCTGATGGCCGAGAGCCTCGTGCGGGCCCGCACGCCCCTGGTCATCCTGGGCAGCGGTGTGGCCGGCAACCTCAACGGGCTGGAAGCGGCCCAGGCCATGCTGGCGCTCAACGCCTACCTGGGCAACATCGGGAAGGCGGGCGGCGTCTTTCTCACCCCCGCCCCGCCCCTGGAGGAAGTTGCCGAAAACCGCGCCAGCACCTTCAACGAGATGGCCAGCCTGGTGCGCCCAATGCCGCGGCTCAGCCCTACACGCCCATCCCTCCCCTGCCGCCCGCCGCCCCGCAATAGCCCAGGGCAGCGAGGCAGCCGGGCCGCCCCCCTGCCGCACCACCCCAGTAGACCTGATCGGCGCCTGGGTGAAGGCCGGGACCCCGGAAAACGCCCCCTTCCCCTTCACCGACCTGGACGGCAACGCCTGCAAAGCCGCCTTCGCCGACGATGTGCAACCCCTGTTCACCCAGCCCGGGGTGTGGTTCGACAGTTCGCCGCCCTGCACCACCTGCCACGGCCCCAACCTGGCCGCCGCCCAAAAGGGCCTCAACCTGGCGACTTACGATGA